In Homo sapiens chromosome 11, GRCh38.p14 Primary Assembly, one DNA window encodes the following:
- the MPEG1 gene encoding macrophage-expressed gene 1 protein precursor → MNNFRATILFWAAAAWAKSGKPSGEMDEVGVQKCKNALKLPVLEVLPGGGWDNLRNVDMGRVMELTYSNCRTTEDGQYIIPDEIFTIPQKQSNLEMNSEILESWANYQSSTSYSINTELSLFSKVNGKFSTEFQRMKTLQVKDQAITTRVQVRNLVYTVKINPTLELSSGFRKELLDISDRLENNQTRMATYLAELLVLNYGTHVTTSVDAGAALIQEDHLRASFLQDSQSSRSAVTASAGLAFQNTVNFKFEENYTSQNVLTKSYLSNRTNSRVQSIGGVPFYPGITLQAWQQGITNHLVAIDRSGLPLHFFINPNMLPDLPGPLVKKVSKTVETAVKRYYTFNTYPGCTDLNSPNFNFQANTDDGSCEGKMTNFSFGGVYQECTQLSGNRDVLLCQKLEQKNPLTGDFSCPSGYSPVHLLSQIHEEGYNHLECHRKCTLLVFCKTVCEDVFQVAKAEFRAFWCVASSQVPENSGLLFGGLFSSKSINPMTNAQSCPAGYFPLRLFENLKVCVSQDYELGSRFAVPFGGFFSCTVGNPLVDPAISRDLGAPSLKKCPGGFSQHPALISDGCQVSYCVKSGLFTGGSLPPARLPPFTRPPLMSQAATNTVIVTNSENARSWIKDSQTHQWRLGEPIELRRAMNVIHGDGGGLSGGAAAGVTVGVTTILAVVITLAIYGTRKFKKKAYQAIEERQSLVPGTAATGDTTYQEQGQSPA, encoded by the coding sequence ATGAACAACTTCAGGGCCACCATCCTCTTCTGGGCAGCGGCAGCATGGGCTAAATCAGGCAAGCCTTCGGGAGAGATGGACGAAGTTGGAGTTCAAAAATGCAAGAATGCCTTGAAACTACCTGTCCTGGAAGTCCTACCTGGAGGGGGCTGGGACAATCTGCGGAATGTGGACATGGGACGAGTTATGGAATTGACTTACTCCAACTGCAGGACAACAGAGGATGGACAGTATATCATCCCTGATGAAATCTTCACCATTCCCCAGAAACAGAGCAACCTGGAGATGAACTCAGAAATCCTGGAATCCTGGGCAAATTACCAGAGTAGCACCTCCTACTCCATCAACACAGAACTCTCTCTTTTTTCCAAAGTCAATGGCAAGTTTTCCACTGAGTTCCAGAGGATGAAGACCCTCCAAGTGAAGGACCAAGCTATAACTACCCGAGTTCAGGTAAGAAACCTCGTCTACACAGTCAAAATCAACCCAACTTTAGAGCTAAGCTCAGGTTTTAGGAAGGAACTCCTTGACATCTCTGACCGTCTAGAGAACAACCAGACGAGGATGGCCACCTACCTGGCAGAACTCCTGGTGCTCAACTATGGCACCCACGTCACCACCAGTGTCGACGCTGGGGCTGCTCTTATTCAGGAGGACCACCTCAGGGCCTCCTTCCTCCAAGACAGCCAGAGCAGTCGTAGTGCCGTGACCGCCTCTGCTGGACTTGCCTTTCAAAACACCGTGAACTTCAAATTTGAGGAAAACTATACCTCGCAGAATGTCCTCACCAAGAGCTACCTCTCAAACCGAACCAACTCCAGGGTGCAGAGCATTGGAGGGGTTCCTTTTTACCCAGGCATCACCCTCCAGGCCTGGCAGCAGGGTATCACCAACCACCTGGTGGCCATCGACCGCTCTGGCCTGCCGCTGCATTTCTTCATCAACCCCAACATGCTACCTGACTTGCCAGGCCCCCTGGTGAAGAAGGTGTCAAAGACAGTGGAAACTGCTGTGAAGCGCTATTATACATTCAACACCTACCCTGGCTGCACAGATCTCAATTCTCCCAACTTCAATTTTCAGGCCAACACGGATGATGGCTCCTGCGAGGGGAAAATGACCAACTTCTCTTTCGGTGGGGTTTATCAGGAATGCACTCAGCTCTCAGGGAATAGGGATGTCCTCCTCTGCCAAAAGTTGGAGCAGAAGAATCCACTCACTGGTGATTTCTCCTGCCCCTCTGGCTACTCCCCggtgcacctgttatcccagatCCACGAGGAGGGTTACAACCACCTGGAGTGTCATCGAAAGTGCACTCTCCTCGTCTTCTGCAAGACCGTGTGTGAAGATGTGTTCCAGGTGGCAAAAGCTGAATTTAGGGCTTTTTGGTGTGTGGCCAGCAGCCAAGTACCTGAAAACTCAGGACTGCTTTTTGGGGGCCTCTTCAGCAGCAAGAGCATAAACCCCATGACAAATGCACAGTCATGCCCAGCCGGCTACTTTCCACTGAGACTCTTTGAAAACCTCAAGGTATGTGTTTCTCAGGACTATGAGTTGGGAAGCAGGTTTGCGGTCCCCTTTGGCGGGTTCTTTAGCTGCACAGTTGGGAACCCCCTGGTAGATCCTGCTATATCCAGAGATTTAGGGGCACCGTCTCTGAAAAAGTGCCCCGGGGGCTTCAGCCAGCACCCAGCCCTCATCAGCGATGGATGCCAAGTGTCCTATTGCGTCAAATCCGGGCTCTTCACAGGAGGGTCCCTGCCCCCTGCCAGGCTCCCACCTTTCACCCGGCCACCCCTCATGAGTCAGGCTGCCACCAATACTGTCATAGTGACCAATTCTGAGAATGCGAGATCCTGGATTAAAGACTCCCAGACCCACCAGTGGAGGCTGGGAGAACCGATAGAGCTGCGGAGGGCCATGAATGTCATCCATGGGGATGGTGGTGGTCTGTCAGGAGGGGCTGCAGCTGGGGTCACAGTGGGGGTCACCACCATTCTGGCTGTTGTTATCACCTTGGCCATCTACGGCACCCGGAAGTTCAAGAAGAAAGCATATCAGGCAATTGAGGAAAGGCAGAGTTTGGTTCCAGGCACTGCAGCAACTGGAGACACCACTTACCAAGAGCAGGGGCAGAGTCCAGCTTAA